The genomic DNA TGGTCAATGAtcttccacacaaacacacatctgcacaAACACTCATCAGCAAACACATCCCCATTTGGTAAAGACACAAAGCATTTGGCCTTGCCCTTGAAGCTTCACTCCAGATCTGCTATTTTCACATTAGTAGGGCACCAATGCACAGCTCAGCTCACTCCCCTGAACTGGAACTGTTTGCTAATGAGGGACTCAGTACTTTCATTTTAATTCCAAATCAAAATTGCAGTTGTCCATCCTTCCATCATCTATACTCCTCTTAATGCTCATTAGGGttacagggggctggagtctatcccagctgacttagagtgaaggtaggggacaccctaCATGTTGAGACCAACAGTCACAATCgcattcacacatacagacaatttagagttaccaattaacctcagcatatttttggactgtgggaggaagccagagaaaacccacacatgcacagggagaacatgcaaactctatagggaggccgggatgcgaaccggggatcttctagctgcaaggctaaagtcctaaccaccgagccactgtgcagcccaatcACAGTTGTGCACTTAGCAAATCACAAAGGCTGCCATTCAGAGTATTTGCTATTCAGTGCATCTGACCCAGAGGTTAAACTGTGGTGTCAGTGGTTTTATGAATTTGTGCCGTCCTCCTTTTATGACACTCATGTCTGATGTGTTGTTGTCCTGTCACGTTTAAAATCAATTCCACAGTGAATGTTGTGCTAAAGTTTGActctaaaaaaaagcaaattgcaAACCAAATTTCATTATCTCTCAGAACAGTCTCAATTAGATATTTTGCTCAAATCGGTTACCCCTAGTTGGCACTCAACGCCTGCACCACTCGGCTTAATGAAGCACTACGACTGTTGCCAATATAAAAGCTTTCTTGGGCTTATTAACATCCTGGTAATGTGTTTACTGTCTGACATTAACTCTGAGCAGGCACAGATTAACTGGATTCTTTTGGCTGCCTGGGAACGGCATGGTTATTGAGTAAACAGTGAGAAAGTATCATTTTGTGAAATCTAGATTTTTCTATATGATTTCTAAGATGGtgcttttgctttattttctctggCTGAACTGAGCCAGTGGCTCCCAGTCTTTTTGGCCTGTGACTCCTTTAAACAAAGCATTTTCTACCAGCAGCCGGTTCACTGTACATTATGGACAGTTCAAAGAATGATTTTGCCTACGAAGATTGTTACAGCTGAATGATTTTTAGATACTGTAACCCTATGGAGCTCAGCTTAGCCCCAGCGCTACAATagcatattcatttttgattggcggtagatttgaaaccagataagatagatccatcattctttttgcatataaaatctggggagttacactatCATTTCACATGTTCAACAGGTCTCGGAGcgctttttcgttgcagtgatgagtttgtaaaaatacacaataaagcacacataacaaaaatctttagAATCGAGACCAcgggatattgtgcaactttttcaCAAATTTGAGGAATACAGCTATGCCATTTCTGTATCTTGAAAcacatgtgaaaaaaacaaaaatgattttaatttaagcaatttattgtaaTAGTTAAGACCcgagtcaatacatattattaaaatgtggGATATAAGGGATATATttatgtaaagcaaataaaaatactcaaaaaaattgtactacagtatgtaaaaatgtgagaatATGGTCCTGgcagacttgcacaatggtaggtcttaaagggttaagtgcataatattcataaatataaagtaaaatttgtcccaaaaaaatcatttaaggaaagactttttatttctttgtggttAATCATCCCATAACTCTCTGTGACTTGGCTCCCTGGGGGTAAATGCTATATATAGACCACTGCAGATCCTCATGGAAATCAATAGGTGGGGATGCTTTATGGCAGTATGGATTTTCTGGTGACTTTGGCAGTGTGATGAAATACTGGATGTCAAGTATTTTAATTACTAGAAAATGTATAGTATAAATGGACATTTATTGTGATAGAGGACACAGGCTATATCTTGTACTATATCTTTTACAATTGAAAACATTCTTTGATAAATGAGAAATATAACAAACTTTTGGTAACCCTATGCTTCTCTAAAgcttatttttctaattttggatTCCCCCATGCTTGTGTGATTATTTCCGTTTGTGTGTCACGTTTCCCTGGTGTCATTAAAAGATACAAACCTAAAAATCCTTTCTGCCACTGTCCATGGGGAGCTGGTGTGTTGATGCAGGAAGGCTGAGTGACGTCTTTCAGCTGTACATCTGGAGATCTTACGCAAGCTGAGCATCACAAATTTGTCTCATTGGGatcactttgtttctttttggggCATATAAGCTATGTTTCGTGATGCTAAACTTTATTACAAGCTCATGTTAGTCTCAATTGGTATGAAATCTTCAGCAAATTTCTGTGCTACAGCTTCAGTTTCGCCTCCTGATGAAGCCACTTTGGGAAAAGTGGTCTTTTTGCTTCAAGTTGGCACTTGGACAAAAGGCTGTTGTAAAAATGACTCATTCATAGGGCTGAACCATTTGGAGAAAATGTCctttctgacagatattgctTTGATTTATGATATAATTTCTTCTCACGTCAAGCCTTagttcaatattcactgtgttATAGACTTCAAATGTAATGGAGCATGACCACATGACATACCATCAaaaagtgtgactgtcacacaaggacaggttgtttttttgtaaaaccatTGACACAACAGTCCAGTAGTTTCTGGCTATTCTTTGCTCATGACagatcacatttttactcaatgGGGGCTTATTCCTCACTGCAATTTAAGTCCACTCCacctatagaaacagcacaaccatggctagaagtagagagaagtcaaagatgtcttctgtgcagtatgatacAGTTCTAATGCCAAAAATCATAAtcaagaaagaacaaaaaatgacttttgctgatttttaactttacaaaaatgtaaaaacatggaattaACATGCACAACAATTTCCCAAGTAGCTACAGAAAAAGCGAGTCTACATGCATTAGCTACTCtaaattataattttaatttgttttcatacttgtctcctatctgctatttataaacacagcctgtatTTCAGCCCAGTAGAGCCAAAATGTCCCTGAATGTTTGACATATCACTGTTGTTAGCAGCCGAGTCACTAATGACTTCTTGGTTGCACTGCAGAGGAcacaatttttttgtctgtgtagtGCAAATAGTTCAATTTTGCCAACTAAAAATGAAGCATGTAGAATgatgaaaagcactttttttgtagttttcgaTGTGTACGCTTTCCAAGTGAACATTACGTCACGGATGATAAGTTAAAGGAACATCGGAAACAGATTCagacagtttctgactctgaatctatctatctatctatctatctatctatctatctatctatctatctatctatctatctatctatctatctatctatctatctatctatctatctatctatctatctatctatctatctatctatctatctatctattaatTACTGGATATCTGTCTATCAATCAATCACTGGATACCTGTCTATCTATTTATTAATTACTGgatatctgtctatctatcaaTCACTGGATACCTGTCTATCTATTTATTAATTACTGgatatctgtctatctatcttaTCTTGATGTTGTTCCTCCTGTTGAAGCCCCATCTTGTCACTGCTAGATTGTAATTCTGGCCTCTGGCTTCACAACTTGTCTGCTTTCTCCTCCCATGGAAATAGACAGCTCCCTTGTTCCTCTTTAATGTAATATTGATTGAACAACCTCCCAAGTGGAACACCGAGGGACGGGCGAGAGTGTCTGCCACATCCCTGGTTGTCAGCTGGATAAAGATGTATTCACACGGGACCTCCCTGACTTCTAGCTAAATAGGAACTAATGCCGAGGAAACTGTTTTGGAACTTTAAAACAAAGTGTTTCATCATGAGGAAACAGGTGGCGTTTTATGGTTTTAATTAAGGAAATTGGAGAATACAACATCATGAACCATTACAAATCTGAATCTGAACATTTACGACCTCATTTTGTACGTGTGTTTGGTTTTGATGGTTTCACTCAGAGATGTTAGGCTGACTGACAGgactaaaatgatttttttcatatacTGCTTAAATTGCTGCCTTGTAGCAGAACCTAGTGAGCTTAAATATTAAGCAGACATTCCAGTTTGCATTTAAACCGGTAGAAGGACTATACCCAGGGAATGTCAAGTACAGGACAGAGAAGTACTCCTCCTGACTAGAATAATGAGCGGCTCTTTATGGAGGCTTTCTCCATTATCAGGAGTCTGGGAGGGACTACGGGAACTTGCAGTGTGATTGCAATTCATTAAGCACTGAATACAGCAACCTGAAAGTAACTGGAAAGTCATGCATCAGCGAGGAAGAGCTGCTTCAATCAGAGgaatctgtcctctctgctggcCAGATTATATATACTGCTTAGAAGGGAAGtgaaaaacaactacagagacagATTTTCTTATAGAACAAATTTATATTGTTGTAAAAGCACATTCAGAGCAAAGCCCAGGGAATTCAATTGAAGTGGCCTTTTGGCAAACTCTTTCTACGTGTCTCTTTTATATAGATCCTTCTATTAGGGATGCTCTATAACATCTGCTGACGTAACAGTTTACCAAGGGAGGGGTGTATGTGAGAACACAAAGAATAAAATCCACTGCCTGTCCACAAAAAGTCGCCACTtagatttaactaagcaaatagctgggagccttccattggataattactgcagtgatgaatatgtttcagctgcaacaacttatttaatcctagctgatgcagtgaggagcttctcatttcttaaacaaccatgttggaagacatatcctgtgatcatagaaaggatgttaatctgtctcagaagggtcaaattattggcctgcatcaagcaaagaaaacattaagGAGATTTATGAAACTATTAAAATCaagttaagaaccgtccaacgcattattaaaacctgaaggatagtggagaaccatcatcttctcacattgtgaatgagtggatcagcgAGCATGAGgcatcatttttacacatggattgtcctccacagagtccagagcTCAGCCCCACTGACAATCTTTGATCTTAGTAGAAAATTactgcaactctggacagaaataaatgctgtgacattgcagaagtttATCGAAACGACACCACGGCGAATATGTGTCGTTCTTGGAGCTAAAGGCGgaccaatgaaatattagagtgtgcaactttttttttggatgggcagtgCATGcaaccttttctttctttctttctttatttctttccagGTTCAACATAGACGGCCTCCGCTTGGAAACCATCCGGCTCTTTTCTACAGTACACTTGTTCCCTCCGGTGGTAATTTACCATTACTACAGTCACACAATAAATGTCACTTACTCATTCTTTTTTTGgctaaaatacaaatttaaattaagatttttaaaGTAGATTCTcccctgatttttttctttcccagatGTGTCTTTGAAGTACAAATATGGCCGTTTGGTCCTGGAGGTCCCGCTGCCATCCAGGAACGAGAACTGCCTTTTCTTCCTCAGGCCCATGCTGATGAGCGTCGGGGACCTGATCGATGATCTGCAGAGAGAGGACCCAGGAGCCACCGCTTCAGTTTTCTCCAAAGGTATTAGGGTGCATGCGTTAAGATATGCATCACCGGGCGGATGACATGCTTCAGGTGCAGTCAGTCTGGTTTGCCAAGTTTTGTGTAAAGAAAAAGCTGCGCAGAGTAGTTTGGCAAGATGCCTCGAGAAGATCATTTTACAAACCGTTGGCACTTTTTCAACGCTGTTAATAAACTGTTTCAGCATAAGGGTTTAAAAGGTTAATCAATTAAGTAATGTCATGATTTCCTTGCACTTTGCTTTATAAAGTCTGGCCAGTTACAGGAAATGTGCCTGGCACTGCTGGTATCTGGATCCATTCATAGCAACATGAGTCACTGTTTTACTGCCTCTGTAAATGCAGTAATGTCAACTTCATGGCTTGTCAACACAGGTTGCAGCCCTGCAGGGGAATTCCACTAATCTTACACATTTGTTTCCAGTTCTTGGAGGGTACTGGTGCACATACTAccgtttggggtcatttagaaatgtcgttatttttgaaagaaaagcttttttttttttttttttttaaaaaacgacagtaacattaaatgaatcagaaatacagtgtagacattgttaatgtggtaaatgactattctagctggaaacagctgatttttaatggaatatctacatagaggtacagaggaacatttccagcaaccatcactcctgtgttctaatgctacattgtgttagctaatgatgctgaaaggctcattgatgattatgGCTAATTGAACCATGCTGCCCTACTTTATCTTTAGATAAGTTGAAATGATATTTAATCTGTCAGAACGTCTGTGCTGAGCAGCTGTCTGGTGTGTACACAGACATTTTAAATGCCTTTCTCAAACAGCCAGCAGTCACTCTGTCCTTTAAGTCCTCCATTATAGTACCAGTACCTAAAAAAGCCAAAGGCAATGAACAGCCACGGCACAATTGCACTTTCAGTTGTTGCTATAAAATAAGTGGATCCCCAACGTTTCCCCAAATGACCCTGATGCTTCTTTTGTAACTCTAACAGAATTTGTGCACGATGCTCTTTCTGGATTGCAGCTCTGACTTTAACACCATCCGACCAGTGAAGCTGACTGTGAAGCTTGCAGACCTCTGAGTGCCAACGCCCACCTGTaactgaatttttaattttggtACAGATAGACCAGAGGTGGTGATGATAAGAAGGAAGGTCACACTGAGATGCTGCTGCCTCAGCCTCAAACTACACACCCTGTCGGACAACAGTCCCATAATTATAACACATAGTGGGACGTAGGatttcctccagttctggaatgacccacatatTGTATTGCTGTTTCTTTAATTACCACTTTCTGTTTGCGTATTGACTCTGAGATATTCAGTCTACCTGTGCTGGTCTGTATCTGTACACAAGGCAAGTAAATAAACCTGATCTAATCTAGAACACTTAAGTGAGAGGCATGACTCTCATTCTGCTGGAAAAACCTGCTTTTTTCTGAAGAAAGCAGGTGAGGCAGGttgacacagattttttttttatctttttaggAGACTGGATTTGTTAAAGTGAGCAGCATAGAATTTGTGTTAAACAAGAGAAGAGCCTTCCTTATTTTCCCCTCGGGTCTCATTCCAGACAGCACATTTTTCTCTGTGGTTTATACAGTGTATGCAAGTCTCTcaaagaagcttttttttctgaaaagtttCACAAATTCAATTAAAGTGCTAAATTGGAAACTTGTTGTAACAGAAGGAGAACGTGTTGCCAACACTACTCTGATAGACACTCTGCTGGACAAGGACTTCCAGCTCGTCATCAACGATGCAGTTTATAACGTCTCCTCTCCTGAAAAGGGTACAACACATTTATCTCGCTCATAAATAATTCTCATTTTTCTGCTTCACGGTTAATTGCTGGTTATTTTCTCTCATCTTGGATTCAATTCCACTCTCTCGTCCTCGTCTACCTTCCTGTCCAGTCTGTACATCCAGTGAACACGCCAGAGACCTGGAGGACATGAAGCATGTGGTGCACCTGCTGCACACTGCTCTCCACCTGCCCGAACACCACCTGCTGACGGAGAGGCAGCTGCTGGAGAAGCTGGACAACCTCAAACAGGAGCTTTCACCTATGGAGAAGGTAGTACACGTATCATTAAACGTCTCTTCCTCCTGTTAGACCTGTTTGACGCTCTGTTTCAGCTGTCGGTTGAACTGGATGAATGGCTTTTCTGTCTTCTGAGACTCTCCCGCCTTGTTTTATTACCTGACAGATGAAGGCACAGCTGTCACGTACAGCTGAGTTCCACGCCTCCAGGACTCTCTGGACCGGCATGGCCCTGCTATCCGTGCAGGGCGGCGCTCTGGCCTGGCTCACCTGGTGGGTCTATTCGTGGGACGTCATGGAGCCCGTCACCTATTTCATCACCTACGCCACCAGCATGGGAGCTTTCGCCTATTATGTCCTCACCAAACAGGCAAGACTTCGCTTCAGTTTCCTTGAATTTAAAGGActagttcaacattttggacCACACGCCCGTTTGATTAGCCTAGCAAACAATCTGGAAACAGGATACAAGCTGCCCAAAAGTAACAGATCTGTCAGACAACCCTTCACTTATTTGAGATGGCAAGTGTGAATTTCCCATTTTAGTTTGGTACACCAAAAGCTCAGCTGTAGAAAATAATCCCTCTATTATCTCtacacttaatcctcattaatggtcgcagggggctggagtctatcccagctgacttagggtgaagtcaggggacacctggacaggtctccagtctacagtcattccagaattggaagaCATTTTGGCTTCaaagtttttggacatttaGGACAGTGGCATCAAACTTACAGCTTTAAGAATTACTGTGATATTAACCTGAGTGACACTATTATCTTAACAAAGATGGTGCCTGTTTTATGAGCCAAACTGACGCACAacagtttgggtaaacagttggAAAGTGCtgaccaccgagccactgtgcagccctagaaaaaaaatcatgtatgaaaatgtttttttttaacagtgaccTGACTTTATTCTTCCCCACAGGATTATGTATACCCAGACGCTAAAGACAGACAGTTCTTGCGTTACTTTTATAAGGGGGCCAGCAAGAAGAAATTCAACGTGACGAAATACAACGAACTGAAGGATGAACTGGCTCAGGTTGGCTGATTGATTTGTTCTAGCCCAGAGTCGCACTTTCACCTCACATGTTTTGAATGTGTGAAGAATCTTCCACTACAGCTTAACTTCATTAGAAATTCTAATGGAATGTTATTCCAAAACCTGAAACAAGCTTCTGTTATGTTTCCTGTGATTCAGGTGGAGGAGGACCTGAGACGTCTGAAATATCCGACTCAGCTCCAGCTACCACTTGAACAGATTCAGCCAAAGCCATAGAAGAAGCCAAGCCATGAATAACAGCCACTCACACTTTACTAGAGCAAAAACtaattttctgctttgttttgatAATGGCACCTTTTTATCAGGAATCCATATTATTCTGAGTTTTGTTTACTACCTTTATAATGATGCCAATTGTATCCTAGAGAAATATACAAACTCTGATGATCATGATcaaaattaaaaagtatttcCCCAAATTTGCTCGAGCCTGTTGTCTGATGTCTTTTTAGAAAATTCTCAAGTATGtttggagacttttttttttttttttttttttttaacaatttcaagacaaataaagaaacacacacctTTTTACCATTCAAAGaattacagttttataaaacaaaaacagaatcagTGTGTATGCTGGTAGATTCATTTTTCTTGACACAGATCATGTTATACAGCTGGAAGTGTTTTCAGTCCACAGTacagcttggaaaaaaaatacaccctCCTCCCTGAGGTTCTTCACACACAAGTGTTGGTTGTCATTTTGGGTGCAAATACGCATTATCAAATGTACTGTAAACTGCTGTGACACAAagaacagcacaaacacaaattcccttttttttttttttttaaaggagagcttgaagaaaaacagcatgtTTATGTAGTGATTGGACGATCTGTTGAGAGATTACTGATTATTTGTGCTTACAGTGAGACAATTAAACCCTGATGTGAACAAAAGTCACTTACAGCACTGATTCCTTATTGCCATGCTGTTCTGTCAATCGCCTCACAGGATAAGTTGTGAAGTATTTTGTCTGGCTCATAGGCGTACCCGCAACCGACTTAACAGCCAAGAAAACCAGAATTTTTGTAAGTTTACGTGCTCGATAAGGCAACATTTTTTGTGCTAACAGTAATTTAAACTTGATTACAAAGAACGTGGAATGTGGTCCATAGTTTAAAAGCAATTTCTTGAAAGTGCAAAATGTGTACTGATCTACAGGGATTGGACAAAATAACAGGAACACCTCGCAACAGAATACGATCCAGGACAGTCACATCAAAACTTAGCTTCAAGAATTACGGTCATTTTAACCTGAGTGACACTATTATCTTAACAAAGATGAGCGAAACTGACATACCATTTGGGGTATTCTCCAGGAACTTCTTAAGCTTAGGTGGTAAAAGACTCGGACGCTGCCGTATCTCATGTCATGATTATTTAGTTCAGTTCAGTCAATAAATATGACACGTACAGTATAAAACAGCATATGGGTAGCTGTTTCCAACACATAGTTTAACTTAAAGTACTGCAGGAGTTGTTTTACTGGATTGCATTCTAATGGCAGGAACAAAGTGACTGCCTGTGaccacaaatatttaaatatgttcaCCTGATGTAAATGGAGGCTGTTCCTGTTATTTCATAACCACTTATATCACTAGAAACATCAAGGCAACTGGTTAGCTCTTTTTTCGATGCATATGTCAATAATAACAATGTCCATGGGCAGAAATAGGATTAGAGGAAAATCTGCActgtttctcttgttttaaATCTCAGATCAGAAGCCCATATTTCTTTGGCTTTTATGTTAAACCAGCTCATTTAATAACTGAGGTcttatgttgttatttttttggtcgGAAGTAGAGTTTCTTGGTGAGCATTGAAGCAAAGCAGGGCACTTGCTTCTTCCCAATGGCGTTCCGGTCAATGGCGCACAAAACGCTCCTCATCGACACTTTTCTGTTGACCAGCGTGAGTAATTCTGTGAATTCAAGGGAATCTCCAAACTTCCGCAGTATCTCACACAGATCCT from Amphiprion ocellaris isolate individual 3 ecotype Okinawa chromosome 4, ASM2253959v1, whole genome shotgun sequence includes the following:
- the LOC111579217 gene encoding calcium uniporter protein, mitochondrial-like isoform X1, which gives rise to MASVRVVGKVTAGLLGSVPALRCGVRHTTFLHQVQHRRPPLGNHPALFYSTLVPSGDVSLKYKYGRLVLEVPLPSRNENCLFFLRPMLMSVGDLIDDLQREDPGATASVFSKEGERVANTTLIDTLLDKDFQLVINDAVYNVSSPEKVCTSSEHARDLEDMKHVVHLLHTALHLPEHHLLTERQLLEKLDNLKQELSPMEKMKAQLSRTAEFHASRTLWTGMALLSVQGGALAWLTWWVYSWDVMEPVTYFITYATSMGAFAYYVLTKQDYVYPDAKDRQFLRYFYKGASKKKFNVTKYNELKDELAQVEEDLRRLKYPTQLQLPLEQIQPKP
- the LOC111579217 gene encoding calcium uniporter protein, mitochondrial-like isoform X2 — its product is MASVRVVGKVTAGLLGSVPALRCGVRHTTFLHQVQHRRPPLGNHPALFYSTLVPSDVSLKYKYGRLVLEVPLPSRNENCLFFLRPMLMSVGDLIDDLQREDPGATASVFSKEGERVANTTLIDTLLDKDFQLVINDAVYNVSSPEKVCTSSEHARDLEDMKHVVHLLHTALHLPEHHLLTERQLLEKLDNLKQELSPMEKMKAQLSRTAEFHASRTLWTGMALLSVQGGALAWLTWWVYSWDVMEPVTYFITYATSMGAFAYYVLTKQDYVYPDAKDRQFLRYFYKGASKKKFNVTKYNELKDELAQVEEDLRRLKYPTQLQLPLEQIQPKP